Proteins encoded in a region of the Watersipora subatra chromosome 5, tzWatSuba1.1, whole genome shotgun sequence genome:
- the LOC137397122 gene encoding uncharacterized protein — MASSSGGEASGGGRPEECSEERVGERKDGSEAKKPVVYGSSGKSWCMICRARRDHLAVNCPGNACRRCGRSGHWQKDCKVPICQWCGGTGHAVNGCPRRGTGGPVNTEAGKRKGSEEVPAPQRKVRSYAEVSGGARQVAAPIPIMGKVCSFLADVTSDGMMDMEGCWKRIASIEREVAEVRRRFETELFRLAAERRAAVSEFENAEAFRAAIEQLAKVQRRIAGGRLAPEEGQAEGNRSGPIPVPSSVAPPPEQPITAQGETSHRMPVGPVSTGESVATTEGAESEVEESLSTQLPVSEPVESSVGEVGGSGVGCDRGHGGGDRGHGGGDGGHGGGDGGHGGGDGGHVGGDGGGEGGGGDQESSAAEYNSSPGLLGSDGTQEVSMEEDMG; from the coding sequence ATGGCAAGCAGTTCAGGTGGCGAGGCTAGCGGTGGCGGACGACCGGAGGAGTGCAGTGAGGAGAGAGTGGGGGAGAGGAAGGACGGTAGTGAGGCTAAGAAGCCTGTGGTATATGGCAGTAGCGGTAAGAGTTGGTGCATGATCTGTAGAGCTAGACGAGATCACTTGGCGGTAAATTGCCCTGGTAATGCTTGCAGGAGGTGCGGGAGAAGTGGACACTGGCAGAAGGACTGCAAGGTACCCATCTGCCAGTGGTGTGGGGGGACCGGGCACGCTGTTAATGGATGTCCCCGTCGAGGTACAGGTGGTCCAGTGAACACGGAGGCAGGGAAAAGGAAGGGCAGTGAGGAAGTACCAGCGCCTCAGAGGAAGGTGAGGAGTTATGCTGAGGTGAGTGGCGGTGCTAGGCAAGTTGCTGCACCAATACCCATTATGGGGAAGGTGTGCTCTTTTTTAGCAGACGTGACCAGTGATGGGATGATGGACATGGAAGGTTGCTGGAAGAGGATCGCTAGTATTGAGCGAGAGGTGGCGGAGGTACGTAGGAGGTTCGAGACAGAGTTGTTCAGACTGGCTGCCGAGCGCAGGGCAGCGGTCAGTGAGTTTGAGAATGCAGAGGCATTCAGGGCGGCCATTGAGCAGTTGGCCAAAGTTCAGAGGAGGATTGCGGGTGGTAGGCTTGCACCGGAGGAGGGTCAGGCCGAGGGgaataggtctgggcctatacCAGTTCCCAGCTCTGTGGCGCCACCCCCTGAGCAGCCGATTACGGCCCAGGGGGAGACTTCCCACAGGATGCCTGTTGGGCCCGTCTCCACTGGGGAGAGCGTGGCCACGACGGAAGGGGCGGAATCTGAGGTTGAGGAGTCGTTATCGACCCAACTACCAGTTTCCGAGCCAGTTGAGAGTAGTGTTGGAGAGGTTGGTGGAAGTGGTGTTGGTTGTGacagaggtcacggtggtggtgacagaggtcacggtggtggtgacggaggtcacggtggtggtgacggaggtcacggtggtggaGACGGAGGTCACGTTGGGGGTGACGGAGGTGGTGAAGGAGGTGGAGGAGATCAGGAGAGTAGTGCGGCCGAGTACAACAGCAGCCCCGGGTTGCTCGGGAGTGATGGTACGCAGGAGGTGTCGATGGAAGAAGACATGGGTTAA